ACGGGCAACCTTTTATCACGTCAAAAGAAGAAGACCGCGCCGGCGGCCTGGAAGCCATGCACCCACGTACCGCCATCGGCTACACGAATACAGGTAAACTCTTCATCCTGGTAGTAGAAGGCAGAAACAAAGGCATTGCAGAAGGCGCCAACTTCCCACAGATGGCAAAGATATTCGCCGACCTGGGCTGCGTGGAAGCCTTGAACCTCGACGGCGGCGGATCCTCCTGCCTGTGGGTCAACAATCAAAACACGATTAAAACAGCCGACAAAGAAGGCCAGCGCCCGGTACCGGCGGTGTTGATCATTAAAAAGAAGTAGTCATTTACCGGACCTCAACGCCAGCACCCCATACCGGCGGTGCTGATCATCAAAAGAAATGGCTATCAGACATCAATACTGATCATTAAAAAAGAACTAATCATTTCCCTGGCCATTCTCATTAAAAGCCAGCGCACCCAACCGGCGCGTTGATCATCGAAAGAAATGGCTATCAGACATCAATACTGATCATTAAAAAGAAATAATCATTTCCCCGGCCTCCTATGCCCTTCCTCATCAAACGTTTCATGCAGGTGCCATTCGGTGTAACCTGCCATCAGCAAGGCGCAGATAATGACCGGACCGATAGTAAGGTACAGGAAGATGTCTGTCTGCGTTTCGAAGATCAACCCCATGGCTAATCCTACGGCCAATAAAATCAATCCGCCGCGTCGTGAGAACCAGGCGGCGTATTGATTGGCACTGTCCCACATCTCTTTGTTTTGGGTAGATAAAAAGGTGCGGTAACCGTACCATGTTTTGGTGGTTTTAGGCGGGAACCTGCGAATCAGGAAACCCATCATGAGGAACAACAAACCGGCCAGTATGCTTGCATTGAACCAGGGGCTGGATACCAACTTTTCCATAGTGGATAGCGTTTAAACAAAAATGTCCCTCGTGCCATAAGCAGCAAGGGACACTTCCATTATCTTAATTTACGGAATTTATTGGTTTTTGGTGCTATCTGTGTTGTTTGATTTCTTTTTTACCAGGCCATTCAACGCCCCTTTCAGCGAATTGGTCGCAGCCTTACCGGCGTTTTGCAGATTGCCACCACTTGTCGTGGAATCTTTTTTGCCGAGCAACTGGTTTTTCACTTCATCCTTCAACGCGTTTACCGCCTGGTTTTTCACGGAATTGAGCGTATCTCTTGCTACTGCTTTAGCGGAATCTACTTTCGCTTTCACGATAGCGGTCGCCTGGTTTTTCAGGTTGGTCGCCACGCCGGAAACGGATTCCTGCAAATCGGTTTTCATAGAAGGCCTGGTGATGCTGCCGCCCATGGCGACCTGCAAGTGAACGCTATCACTCAGTTTCACCGGGATGCCTTTATTGTTCGCCTGCGACACCATGTTATCGATCAGCGAAGTGCCTTTAGC
This genomic interval from Chitinophaga horti contains the following:
- a CDS encoding SdpI family protein yields the protein MEKLVSSPWFNASILAGLLFLMMGFLIRRFPPKTTKTWYGYRTFLSTQNKEMWDSANQYAAWFSRRGGLILLAVGLAMGLIFETQTDIFLYLTIGPVIICALLMAGYTEWHLHETFDEEGHRRPGK